In the Gossypium arboreum isolate Shixiya-1 chromosome 10, ASM2569848v2, whole genome shotgun sequence genome, one interval contains:
- the LOC108489381 gene encoding uncharacterized protein LOC108489381, whose translation MDCNKEEAIRAKDIAEKKMQNKDFSGALRVAAKAQQLFQDLESISQMIVVCDVHCAAEKRLYGNEMDWYAILKVDQTADEATIKKQYRKFALQLHPDKNKFPGAEAAFKLIGDAQRTLLDQGKRSSHDMKRKVTVNRPSPAAACRPPQNSSWFPHAAAQNNFHANFPGLNSQQQQRQPTQTGSSNGRPTFWTKCPYCTVKYQYYTEILNRSIRCQTCKNNFVAYDSGAVPPGSKMSQPKFPQQGVAQNQGACGVDQRSQRSFTVENVFTGFTPNAPQTTEARKGKGNGKRGKKQTVESSGSSNESDEDMVIDGNGDVLVGKQSNSQAEQNVRRSGRRKQHISYKVNLSDEEDLGILPKKTKTSGPPCANEETKGMPNEDESKQKNRAGEVKYQNARDCREGKGFKSSFLKETSEGDDLRKPGKAYADDLKENLNPIVDDSVSDLSQKETKEPLVFACANLEFYDFDNDKKESCFSVGQIWALYDTLDAMPRFYARIRKIFSSGFKLKITWLEPDPDDANEIDWVGEGLPVSCGKFKHGASENTEDRLMFSHLLYWEKGTCRDTYKIFPRKGETWALFKNWNINWKSGSGTDQKYEYEFVEIISGGVEGAGIQVAYLNKVKGFGSVFSRTSKNGVDTFVVPRNELFRFSHKVPSFVLTGKERKGVPKGSFELDTAALPEEIAVPKVLKANGDSRHLSSSYSAACEILKPTVGSDEPVPPASASKIFEIPESEFYNFDADKTKEKFLVGQVWALYGDDDGLPKYYGEIKNIESHPVFKIHVTWLLPCRSERRTEWYDTSMPTCCGRFSRKGSQVYTSTDSFSHKLKAESTGTKDEFAISPRQGEIWALYRNWTPQIKCSDLENWYYDIVLVMKETNGCIEVLMLERVDGFNSVFRVQAKGGSNVATEISWVDQLRFSHQIPFFKLTEERNGSLRGCWELDPAALPVHYFSS comes from the coding sequence ATGGACTGCAACAAGGAAGAGGCCATCAGGGCCAAAGACATTGCAGAGAAGAAGATGCAAAATAAGGATTTTTCTGGCGCTCTTAGAGTTGCAGCCAAGGCCCAGCAACTATTTCAGGATCTGGAGAGCATATCTCAGATGATAGTGGTGTGTGATGTGCATTGTGCTGCTGAGAAACGATTGTATGGCAATGAGATGGATTGGTATGCCATACTTAAGGTTGATCAGACAGCTGATGAAGCTACAATCAAGAAGCAGTATAGAAAATTTGCCCTTCAACTTCACCCAGATAAGAACAAGTTTCCTGGTGCAGAAGCTGCTTTTAAGTTGATCGGGGATGCACAAAGGACACTTTTGGATCAAGGTAAAAGATCTTCTCATGACATGAAACGCAAAGTTACTGTTAATAGACCATCTCCAGCTGCAGCATGTCGCCCCCCACAGAACTCAAGTTGGTTTCCACATGCAGCTGCTCAGAATAACTTCCATGCCAACTTTCCTGGCTTGAATTCTCAACAGCAACAACGGCAACCAACTCAAACTGGTTCCTCCAATGGCCGGCCCACTTTCTGGACCAAGTGTCCTTACTGTACAGTTAAGTACCAGTATTATACAGAAATACTTAACAGATCTATTCGCTGCCAAACTTGCAAGAACAACTTCGTTGCCTATGATTCAGGTGCAGTTCCACCGGGAAGTAAAATGAGTCAGCCAAAATTTCCCCAACAAGGAGTTGCACAGAATCAGGGTGCTTGCGGAGTTGATCAAAGGTCTCAAAGGAGTTTCACTGTTGAGAATGTTTTTACAGGCTTTACTCCAAATGCACCTCAAACTACTGAGGCTAGAAAGGGAAAGGGGAATGGTAAAAGAGGAAAGAAGCAAACTGTTGAATCCAGTGGAAGCAGCAATGAGTCTGATGAGGATATGGTGATTGATGGAAATGGTGATGTTCTGGTTGGAAAGCAGTCTAATTCCCAAGCAGAGCAGAATGTGCGGAGATCTGGTAGGCGTAAGCAGCACATTTCATATAAGGTAAATTTAAGTGATGAGGAGGACCTGGGTATCCTTCCAAAAAAGACTAAAACAAGTGGACCACCCTGTGCCAATGAAGAAACTAAAGGAATGCCTAATGAAGACGAGTCTAAACAGAAAAATCGAGCTGGTGAAGTGAAATATCAGAATGCAAGGGACTGTAGAGAAGGTAAGGGTTTTAAGTCAAGCTTTTTAAAGGAAACGAGTGAAGGGGATGATCTTAGGAAACCTGGGAAAGCTTATGCTGATGACCTTAAGGAAAATTTAAACCCCATTGTTGATGATTCTGTGTCAGATTTGAgccaaaaagaaacaaaagagccCCTGGTTTTTGCATGCGCCAATCTAGAGTTTTATGACTTTGACAATGATAAGAAAGAAAGCTGTTTTTCAGTAGGTCAGATTTGGGCTTTGTATGATACGTTGGATGCCATGCCTAGATTCTATGCTCGGATCAGAAAAATCTTCTCTTCTGGGTTCAAGCTGAAAATAACCTGGCTAGAACCAGATCCAGATGATGCAAATGAAATAGACTGGGTCGGAGAAGGTTTACCGGTTTCTTGTGGTAAGTTCAAACATGGGGCCTCTGAAAACACTGAAGATCGTCTTATGTTTTCCCATTTGCTATATTGGGAAAAAGGAACTTGTAGAGATACCTACAAGATATTTCCAAGAAAGGGAGAAACTTGGGCCCTTTTCAAGAACTGGAATATCAATTGGAAGTCTGGTTCTGGCACTGACCAGAAATATGAATATGAATTTGTTGAGATCATATCTGGGGGTGTTGAAGGTGCAGGTATACAGGTTGCTTACTTGAATAAGGTAAAAGGCTTTGGTAGTGTATTCTCTCGAACGAGTAAGAATGGAGTTGATACATTTGTAGTTCCGCGCAATGAACTATTCCGGTTTTCCCACAAGGTACCGTCCTTTGTACTGACCGGTAAAGAGAGAAAAGGGGTGCCCAAAGGTTCCTTTGAACTCGACACAGCTGCTTTGCCTGAAGAAATTGCTGTTCCTAAGGTCTTGAAGGCGAACGGTGATAGCAGACATCTTAGTAGCTCTTATTCGGCTGCTTGTGAAATACTGAAGCCTACTGTGGGATCTGATGAACCTGTTCCTCCAGCTTCGGCCTCAAAAATCTTTGAAATCCCAGAATCTGAATTCTACAATTTTGATGCCGACAAAACCAAGGAAAAGTTTCTTGTTGGTCAGGTCTGGGCATTGTATGGTGATGATGATGGCTTACCTAAGTACTATGGTGAGATTAAGAACATCGAGTCCCACCCGGTTTTCAAAATACATGTGACGTGGCTTCTTCCTTGCCGATCAGAAAGAAGAACCGAGTGGTACGATACAAGCATGCCTACTTGTTGCGGAAGATTTAGTAGAAAGGGTTCCCAAGTCTACACCTCCACTGACTCCTTTTCTCATAAGTTAAAGGCAGAGTCTACCGGTACTAAGGATGAATTTGCCATCTCACCTAGACAAGGTGAGATCTGGGCATTATATCGGAACTGGACTCCTCAAATTAAATGTTCGGACTTGGAGAACTGGTACTATGACATAGTGCTGGTTATGAAGGAAACCAATGGGTGCATAGAGGTTTTAATGTTAGAACGTGTGGATGGCTTCAATTCTGTTTTCAGGGTTCAAGCAAAAGGAGGATCTAATGTTGCAACCGAAATCTCTTGGGTGGATCAGCTAAGGTTTTCGCATCAAATTCCATTTTTCAAGCTAACCGAAGAGAGAAATGGCAGCCTAAGAGGTTGCTGGGAACTTGATCCTGCAGCATTGCCGGTACATTATTTTTCTTCTTAA